AAAAATGGACAATAAGTGTAAAGAATATAGAAAATGGCATAACAAAGTATTAATACAGAAATAAAGGACCTCTACCCAGACCCTCGAAATTTAGCaactcattattctctatttttattttttgtccatttttttctATTCCTTCCTTGTATTCTTTGTCCATTTTCTCAATTTCTTCAATATTTTGTTcatcattctctattctgtaaatctAAATCCACACCCTCATGTATAGGGAAGAAGTTTAAGCAAATGTCAATTCCTTAATTAAACCTTTTgtgtttataataaaataatttataatgtatGAATTTGCCTTATTCCATTTCGTCACATTCAAACAAgcttatttttaacatttttttaaaataagattgcATATATTTCTAATTGAATAGTATGACAGTAAAAAACCTTTAATGTTTGAATAATTTAGAGatttattattaatgaaaaaatgcatatatttaatattttattattttcagtaGACAATGATATGAACCACCAGATTCCACGAGGAAGCGGAAGTGAACTTGAGCTGTCCCCAGCATCTGAATGTTTAAATACTGGAGACACTAATTCAATCAACAGTTCATCAACAAATAGTCCGATTTCCAAGTCTACAGACagtaaaaaacaaaagaaaaatagaacAACTTACACACCAAGCCAAGTACAAATGTTAGAGAGGTCCTTCTACGAAAATCCGTACCCAGACTCTGTTAAGATTGAAACTATGGCAATAGATCTCAAAGTAGCCGAACCAAATGTCAAAGTAAGAATTCACTTATTTAtgtatctggttttttttttattttaatgtttaatttaaaaattgcatatttcgTATTTGTGTCTTAAACCTTGcagttatataatatatataaaaaaaagaagatgtggtatgaatgccaataagataactctctacaagagaccaaaatgacagagaaattaacaactataggtaaccgtacggccttaaacaatgagcaaagcccataccgcatagtcagctataaaagaccccgaaatgaaaatgtaaaacaattcaaacgagaaacttgAAATAAACGTGGTACTTTAGTCAACAAAGGGAATTACCAATAATAGTAAATGAGACGTGGAGTAATCGTCGATTTTAAAGTCACTTAAAACCAATAAAGATTTAGTTATACATGATCAAAGCAGATAAATGAACATTTTATTCACATGCTTTtcatgtcttctttttttttccagATTTGGTTTCAGAATAAAAGAGCTAGGTGCCGTAAACGCGCTCAAGAGAAGCCACAACAGCATGCACTGCCTCACATGTCTCCAATCATACCACAAATGGGACCGTATGGAATGTTGCCACCTCATCACTCCATGTTACACGGATCACCGGCTAATATGATGCCACGTCCGTTTTTCTATCCAGGACTTCCCATGCCAATGCATCATCACATTCCTGCTTCGACCATCACTTCATCTATAAATCAACAACAGCTGCCAG
This sequence is a window from Mytilus edulis chromosome 1, xbMytEdul2.2, whole genome shotgun sequence. Protein-coding genes within it:
- the LOC139484038 gene encoding homeobox protein vent1-like yields the protein MQEKVLQVNFQSEVSEETTVLPFLNNKSSQLTIDIPRDALQDNFLSLHQTVPSFSTNQFTRHMISQNLLYPMVQTTTDECAQNISSTQQMCNVQKIEGNTSSSEEDSDRSYVDNDMNHQIPRGSGSELELSPASECLNTGDTNSINSSSTNSPISKSTDSKKQKKNRTTYTPSQVQMLERSFYENPYPDSVKIETMAIDLKVAEPNVKIWFQNKRARCRKRAQEKPQQHALPHMSPIIPQMGPYGMLPPHHSMLHGSPANMMPRPFFYPGLPMPMHHHIPASTITSSINQQQLPGIQLHDQFSSSPTSSTPSPRSSTSSSPNSSDSQSPETTRQVSHMQPNMLHLKQYMPLSYPYGMCPPFYYGGC